A section of the Asticcacaulis sp. EMRT-3 genome encodes:
- the rplI gene encoding 50S ribosomal protein L9, whose protein sequence is MKVVLLERVENLGSIGDVVGVKDGYARNFLLPSHKALRATSANLKVFEIQKDQIIARNAAAKAAAEKAASDLDGSTYIIIRQAGDTGQLYGSVNARDVAEAITESGAKIERNQIVLDTPIKTLGLHNIKVRLHAEVALTITVNVARSQDEADRQAAGENVITSRFEEDRLADEEAAADMLEGGAGQAIADAPYEA, encoded by the coding sequence ATGAAAGTTGTACTGTTAGAACGTGTCGAGAATCTCGGCTCCATCGGCGATGTCGTCGGCGTGAAGGACGGCTATGCCCGTAACTTCCTGCTGCCGAGCCACAAGGCCCTGCGCGCCACCTCCGCCAATCTGAAGGTCTTCGAAATTCAGAAGGATCAGATCATCGCCCGCAACGCCGCCGCCAAGGCCGCTGCGGAAAAGGCGGCGTCCGATCTCGATGGCTCGACCTATATCATCATCCGCCAGGCGGGTGATACGGGTCAGCTCTACGGCTCGGTCAATGCCCGTGACGTCGCCGAAGCCATCACCGAATCCGGCGCGAAGATCGAACGCAACCAGATCGTGCTCGATACCCCGATCAAGACCCTGGGCCTGCACAATATCAAGGTTCGCCTGCACGCCGAAGTGGCGCTCACCATCACGGTGAACGTGGCTCGCTCGCAGGACGAAGCCGACCGTCAGGCCGCTGGCGAAAACGTCATCACCTCGCGCTTTGAGGAAGACCGTCTCGCTGACGAAGAAGCCGCCGCCGACATGCTCGAAGGCGGCGCGGGTCAGGCAATTGCCGACGCACCCTACGAAGCCTGA
- a CDS encoding GNAT family N-acetyltransferase, which translates to MLEIRAATERDFPTITQIYAHHVLHGTGTFALEPPSRADMLAQFGQISALRLPYLVAVEHGEVIGFAYASPFRPRPGYRYGVEDSVYIAPGYPGRGLGKALLTRLIELCTERGLYTMMAVIGDSENGASIGVHRACGFSQTGLLPRAGYKFGRWLDVVFMTRDLLPPTTTPQGEGWAG; encoded by the coding sequence ATGCTTGAGATAAGGGCGGCGACAGAGCGGGATTTTCCGACGATTACGCAGATCTACGCCCATCATGTGCTGCACGGCACGGGCACCTTCGCGCTGGAACCGCCTTCGCGCGCCGACATGCTGGCGCAGTTCGGCCAGATCTCCGCCCTGCGCCTGCCCTATCTCGTGGCGGTCGAGCACGGCGAGGTGATCGGCTTTGCCTATGCCTCGCCGTTTCGCCCGCGTCCTGGCTACCGATATGGCGTCGAGGACAGCGTCTATATCGCTCCGGGCTATCCTGGGCGCGGACTGGGCAAGGCCCTGCTGACGCGCCTGATCGAGCTGTGCACCGAGCGCGGCCTTTACACGATGATGGCGGTGATCGGCGACAGCGAGAACGGCGCCTCCATCGGCGTTCACCGCGCCTGCGGCTTCAGCCAGACCGGCCTCCTGCCGCGCGCCGGTTACAAGTTCGGACGCTGGCTCGATGTCGTCTTCATGACGCGCGATCTGTTGCCGCCGACCACCACGCCGCAGGGCGAAGGCTGGGCCGGATAA
- the rpsR gene encoding 30S ribosomal protein S18, producing the protein MTEDTNSTAPGAPVGNAPARRPFFRRRKVCPFSGAGAPKIDYKDVKLLQRYISERGKIVPSRITAVSQKKQRELAKAIKRARFLALLPYVVK; encoded by the coding sequence ATGACTGAAGACACCAATTCCACGGCTCCCGGCGCTCCCGTCGGTAATGCCCCCGCCCGTCGTCCCTTCTTCCGCCGCCGCAAGGTGTGCCCGTTCTCGGGTGCCGGCGCGCCGAAGATCGACTATAAGGACGTCAAACTCCTGCAACGCTATATTTCCGAGCGCGGCAAGATCGTCCCCTCGCGCATCACGGCGGTCAGCCAGAAGAAGCAACGCGAACTGGCCAAGGCCATCAAGCGCGCCCGCTTTCTGGCCCTCCTGCCTTACGTTGTGAAGTAA
- a CDS encoding ATP-dependent Clp protease proteolytic subunit: protein MRDPVDHLTMNLVPMVVEQSSRGERAYDIFSRMLKERIIFLTGPFEDGMASLICAQLLFLESENPKKEIAMYINSPGGQVTSALAIYDTMQYIKSPVSTVCMGMAASAGSLILQAGEAGQRISLPNSKIMVHQPSGGARGMASDIEIQAEDMRKTKKLLNEIYVKHTGQTYDMIEKTLDRDRYMTAEEAKDFGLIDHVYEKRSDAEGASEKA, encoded by the coding sequence ATGCGCGATCCTGTTGATCATCTGACCATGAACCTGGTGCCTATGGTGGTGGAGCAATCCAGCCGCGGCGAGCGCGCCTACGATATTTTCTCGCGCATGTTGAAAGAGCGCATCATCTTCCTGACCGGCCCGTTTGAGGACGGCATGGCCTCGCTGATCTGCGCCCAGCTTCTGTTTCTGGAATCGGAAAACCCGAAAAAGGAAATCGCCATGTATATCAACAGCCCCGGCGGTCAGGTGACCTCGGCGCTGGCGATCTACGACACGATGCAATATATCAAAAGCCCGGTTTCGACCGTCTGCATGGGTATGGCGGCCTCGGCCGGTTCGCTGATCCTGCAAGCCGGTGAGGCGGGCCAGCGTATCTCCTTGCCAAATTCGAAGATCATGGTCCACCAGCCTTCGGGTGGGGCGCGCGGCATGGCTTCGGACATCGAAATCCAGGCCGAAGATATGCGCAAGACGAAGAAGCTGCTCAACGAAATCTACGTCAAGCACACCGGCCAGACCTACGACATGATCGAAAAGACGCTCGACCGCGACCGCTATATGACGGCGGAAGAGGCCAAGGATTTCGGCCTGATCGACCATGTGTATGAAAAGCGTTCGGACGCCGAGGGCGCTTCTGAAAAGGCCTGA
- the tig gene encoding trigger factor has translation MQVVEKLNEGLSRVLEVTIPKGELTSKLDAKIAEMAPKMNIKGFRPGKVPAGHVRKMYGKELMGEIIQETLNETTQKAMDDAKIRPASQPELKPIGDIEGVISGNADLAYEIAVEMMPIFTPVEPADIALTRPVYEPTDADIDETLKNVMAGNRQYEEKKAKGKAAVKAEDGDKLVIDFVGKIGDEAFEGGSAEGAELVIGSGQFIPGFEEQLIGAKKGEVKTLNVTFPEDYGAKNLAGKAATFETTVQDIQSPKDGEADDDMAKSLGLESLDALKEILKTQLGQQYKSAARFKMKRQLLDVLDEKHSFELPGRMLDAEFQGIWQQVEQDKANGQLAEEDAGKSEQELKDEYMKIAERRVRLGLVLAEIGTRQNVQVTDQEVSQAIMNEARNYPGQEKQVFDFYRQNPAAAAQIRAPIYEEKVCDLIFTLAKVTDEPISKEDLLKEDEA, from the coding sequence ATGCAAGTCGTTGAAAAACTGAATGAAGGCCTGAGCCGCGTTCTCGAAGTCACCATCCCCAAGGGTGAGCTGACCAGCAAGCTGGACGCCAAGATCGCCGAAATGGCGCCCAAGATGAACATCAAGGGCTTCCGTCCGGGCAAGGTGCCCGCCGGCCATGTCCGCAAGATGTACGGCAAGGAGCTGATGGGCGAAATCATTCAGGAAACCCTGAACGAAACGACGCAAAAGGCGATGGACGACGCCAAGATCCGTCCGGCCAGCCAGCCTGAACTGAAGCCGATTGGCGACATCGAAGGTGTTATCTCCGGTAATGCCGATCTGGCTTATGAAATCGCCGTCGAAATGATGCCGATCTTCACGCCGGTCGAGCCCGCAGACATCGCGCTGACCCGTCCGGTTTATGAGCCGACCGATGCCGATATTGACGAGACGCTGAAGAACGTCATGGCGGGCAACCGTCAGTATGAAGAAAAGAAGGCCAAGGGCAAGGCCGCTGTGAAGGCCGAGGACGGCGACAAGCTGGTCATCGATTTCGTCGGCAAGATCGGCGACGAGGCTTTTGAAGGCGGTTCGGCTGAGGGCGCGGAACTGGTGATCGGTTCGGGCCAGTTCATCCCCGGTTTTGAAGAGCAACTGATCGGCGCCAAGAAGGGCGAAGTGAAGACGCTCAACGTCACCTTCCCCGAAGATTACGGCGCGAAGAACCTGGCTGGCAAGGCCGCCACCTTCGAGACGACCGTGCAGGACATCCAGTCGCCGAAGGATGGCGAGGCCGATGACGACATGGCCAAGAGCCTCGGTCTGGAAAGCCTCGACGCGCTGAAAGAGATTCTGAAGACGCAGCTTGGCCAGCAATATAAGTCGGCGGCGCGCTTCAAGATGAAGCGCCAGTTGCTGGACGTGCTGGATGAAAAGCACAGCTTCGAACTGCCGGGGCGTATGCTCGACGCCGAGTTCCAGGGCATCTGGCAGCAGGTTGAGCAGGACAAGGCCAATGGCCAGCTCGCCGAAGAAGACGCCGGCAAGTCCGAGCAGGAGCTGAAGGACGAGTACATGAAGATCGCCGAGCGCCGCGTGCGCCTCGGTCTGGTGCTGGCCGAAATCGGCACGCGCCAGAATGTGCAGGTCACCGATCAGGAAGTGTCGCAGGCCATCATGAATGAGGCGCGCAACTATCCGGGTCAGGAAAAGCAGGTGTTCGACTTCTATCGCCAGAACCCCGCCGCCGCCGCGCAAATTCGCGCCCCGATCTATGAGGAAAAGGTCTGCGACCTGATCTTCACCCTGGCCAAGGTGACCGACGAGCCGATCTCGAAGGAAGACCTGCTGAAGGAAGACGAAGCGTAA
- the rpsF gene encoding 30S ribosomal protein S6, giving the protein MAYYEHVVIARQDISPQQAEALNETLKGLIEENGGHIAKIEYWGLRNLTYRVKKNRKGHYSLLAIDAPAQAVKEMERQLSINEDVIRFMTIRVEELDLELSPVLARRDRPERPERSDRPERSNEASA; this is encoded by the coding sequence ATGGCCTATTACGAACATGTCGTCATCGCACGACAAGACATTTCGCCGCAACAGGCGGAAGCCCTCAACGAAACCCTCAAAGGTCTGATCGAAGAAAATGGCGGACACATCGCCAAGATCGAATACTGGGGTCTGCGCAACCTGACCTACCGTGTCAAGAAGAACCGCAAGGGTCACTATTCCCTGCTGGCGATTGACGCCCCGGCTCAGGCCGTCAAGGAAATGGAGCGCCAGCTCTCGATCAACGAAGACGTCATCCGCTTCATGACCATCCGCGTCGAAGAGCTTGATCTCGAACTGTCGCCCGTTCTGGCGCGCCGTGACCGTCCTGAGCGCCCCGAGCGTTCGGATCGTCCTGAGCGTTCCAACGAAGCTTCGGCATAA
- a CDS encoding replicative DNA helicase produces the protein MPDTLQTPPQAAETTPQSLPHNLEAEQALLGCLLFDNGAYERLYDGLQARHFYEPFHQRLFSVIEEQIRIGHLAEPIVLVDRFKADQAFNDLGGIRYFADLVDRAPPAANASDYARVIYDLALRRELIRLGGEIARAASGEQNARDQIEVAEAQLFELAEKGTSSTGFVPFSDAVAGAIGVAEEAFNRDGGLAGIATRLTDLDRQIGGLHKSDLIILAGRPSMGKTALATNIAMNVAKHYQYEPQPDGGRKTVDGGVVAFYSLEMSADQLATRLLADASGVSSDRLRKGEIDVSEFARLKEAAMEISACPLYIDDTGGLSLAKLTARARRLKRTVGLDCIIVDYLQLVTIGDGGATQNRVQEVSTITMGLKSLAKELAVPVIALSQLSRQVESRDDKRPQLSDLRESGSIEQDADIVMFVYRESYYLGRTEPKEGTEDHLKWQEDMDELRGKAEVIIGKQRHGPIGTVRLSFDENVTRFGNLAQTGRYDDYNRE, from the coding sequence ATGCCCGACACCCTTCAAACACCCCCTCAAGCCGCCGAAACCACCCCGCAAAGCCTGCCGCACAATCTCGAAGCGGAACAGGCCCTGCTGGGCTGCCTGCTGTTCGACAATGGTGCCTATGAGCGCCTGTATGACGGGCTTCAGGCCCGCCATTTTTACGAGCCGTTCCATCAGCGCCTGTTTTCGGTGATCGAAGAACAGATCCGCATCGGCCATCTGGCCGAGCCGATTGTGCTGGTGGACCGCTTCAAGGCCGATCAGGCGTTCAACGATCTGGGCGGCATCCGCTATTTCGCCGATCTGGTGGATCGCGCCCCGCCCGCCGCCAATGCCTCGGACTATGCCCGCGTCATCTATGACCTGGCCCTGCGCCGCGAACTGATCCGGCTGGGTGGCGAAATCGCCAGGGCGGCTTCCGGCGAACAAAATGCCCGCGACCAGATCGAGGTGGCCGAGGCGCAACTGTTCGAACTGGCCGAAAAAGGCACCTCATCCACCGGTTTCGTGCCGTTTTCCGACGCGGTGGCGGGGGCTATCGGCGTGGCCGAGGAAGCCTTCAACCGCGATGGCGGGCTGGCGGGCATCGCCACGCGCCTGACCGATCTCGACCGCCAGATCGGCGGCCTGCACAAGTCCGACCTGATCATCCTGGCCGGACGCCCTTCGATGGGCAAGACGGCGCTGGCCACCAATATCGCCATGAATGTGGCCAAGCACTACCAGTATGAACCGCAACCTGATGGCGGCCGCAAAACGGTGGATGGCGGCGTGGTCGCCTTCTATTCGCTCGAAATGTCGGCCGATCAGTTGGCCACCCGCCTGCTGGCCGATGCGTCGGGCGTGTCGTCCGACCGCCTGCGTAAGGGCGAAATCGACGTGTCGGAATTTGCCCGCCTGAAAGAGGCGGCGATGGAGATCAGCGCCTGCCCGCTCTATATCGACGATACGGGCGGCCTGTCCCTGGCCAAGCTGACGGCGCGCGCCCGCCGCCTGAAACGCACGGTCGGTCTTGACTGCATCATCGTCGATTATCTCCAGCTCGTCACCATCGGCGACGGCGGGGCTACGCAAAACCGCGTGCAGGAAGTCTCGACCATCACAATGGGGCTGAAATCTCTGGCCAAGGAACTGGCCGTGCCGGTCATCGCCCTGTCGCAGTTGTCACGTCAGGTCGAAAGCCGCGACGACAAACGCCCGCAGCTTTCCGACCTGCGTGAATCGGGTTCCATCGAGCAGGACGCCGACATCGTGATGTTCGTTTACCGCGAAAGCTATTATCTCGGCCGCACCGAGCCAAAAGAAGGCACCGAAGACCACCTGAAATGGCAGGAAGATATGGATGAACTGCGCGGCAAGGCTGAGGTGATCATCGGCAAGCAGCGCCACGGCCCTATCGGCACGGTGCGCCTGTCCTTCGACGAAAACGTCACCCGCTTCGGCAATCTGGCCCAGACGGGCCGGTACGACGACTATAACCGCGAATAA
- a CDS encoding dicarboxylate/amino acid:cation symporter, with product MKKGNLALFVLTAMLLGVAAGWASHTFMSAGQLTTAVMVYGLLTKIFITLIKMIIAPLVLFTLIAGIGHMEDAATVGRVGGKALGWFLLMSIISLVIGILMVEWLKPGVGMDLHVAGDVSVPSMAGFTLDTFIEHLIPSSIIKAMADNEILQIVVFAVFVGTAISMLEKKSPRVMELAEEASAIMLKVTSLVMMFAPFAIFGALARTVAEQGLPILITYAKFMGEFYAAMGILWALLIALGFVFIGKRMLKLLGVIREPALLAFSTASSEAAYPKLLAGLPTVGIPRKIVAFVLPLGYSFNLDGSMIYCTFATLFIAQAYGIHFTTPQLLMMLFLLLITSKGIAGVPRASLVVIMATLTYFGLPAEWIALVIGVDHLLDMGRSATNVLGNSVASAVIARWEGKLEEEA from the coding sequence ATGAAAAAAGGTAATCTGGCGCTGTTCGTGCTGACGGCGATGCTACTGGGTGTGGCAGCGGGCTGGGCCAGCCATACCTTTATGTCCGCCGGGCAACTGACCACGGCGGTGATGGTCTATGGCCTGCTGACCAAGATATTCATCACCCTGATCAAGATGATCATCGCGCCGCTCGTGCTGTTCACCCTGATCGCCGGGATCGGTCATATGGAGGACGCTGCCACGGTGGGGCGGGTAGGAGGCAAGGCGCTCGGCTGGTTTCTGCTGATGTCGATCATATCGTTGGTCATCGGCATACTGATGGTGGAGTGGCTGAAACCGGGCGTCGGCATGGATCTGCATGTGGCCGGTGATGTCAGCGTGCCCTCGATGGCGGGCTTTACGCTCGACACCTTTATCGAACATCTGATCCCTTCGTCGATCATCAAGGCGATGGCCGATAATGAAATCCTGCAAATCGTTGTGTTTGCGGTGTTCGTCGGCACGGCCATCTCGATGCTGGAGAAGAAATCGCCGCGTGTGATGGAACTGGCGGAAGAGGCCTCGGCCATCATGCTGAAGGTGACCAGCCTTGTGATGATGTTTGCACCCTTTGCCATTTTCGGTGCCCTGGCGCGCACCGTGGCCGAGCAGGGGCTGCCGATCCTGATTACCTATGCCAAGTTCATGGGCGAGTTCTATGCGGCGATGGGCATATTGTGGGCGCTGCTGATCGCGCTCGGCTTTGTGTTTATCGGCAAGCGGATGCTGAAACTGCTGGGCGTGATCCGCGAACCGGCCCTGCTGGCCTTTTCGACGGCCAGTTCGGAAGCCGCCTATCCGAAACTGCTGGCGGGCCTGCCGACGGTGGGGATTCCGCGCAAGATCGTGGCCTTCGTCCTGCCGCTCGGCTATTCGTTCAATCTCGATGGCTCGATGATCTACTGCACCTTCGCTACGCTGTTCATCGCCCAGGCCTACGGTATCCATTTCACCACGCCGCAATTGCTGATGATGCTGTTTTTGCTGCTGATCACGTCAAAAGGCATAGCGGGCGTGCCGCGCGCCTCTCTGGTGGTCATCATGGCCACGCTGACCTATTTCGGCTTACCCGCCGAATGGATCGCGCTGGTCATCGGCGTCGATCACCTGCTCGATATGGGCCGCTCGGCCACCAATGTGCTGGGCAATTCGGTGGCCTCGGCGGTGATTGCGCGCTGGGAAGGCAAGCTGGAGGAAGAGGCGTAG
- a CDS encoding S9 family peptidase — translation MPLPKPPVPARKPFRIEQLGRVREDAYHWMKDENWQAVLRDPARIRPDVKAALDAENTYSADMLADTKALQQQIFEEMKGRIKEDDSSVPGKDGAWEYYSRFELGAQHPVIARRPLLKRAFADPIPSFEAMREQEQVLLDEDARAKGHNFYETSSSQHSPDHRLFAWGEDTQGSEYYTVHVRDLATGDILPDPITACDGGFCFSPDSQWIFWTWRDENSRPAKIYRRPARGGEDVLVYTEEDEGFFLHIGTLSSEAFIAIGTGNHETSETWLIPAAHPTANPSCVARREAGVQYDIDHWGDRFVIRTNAEGAIDFKLMVSESAHPARHSWRDLVPHRPGIYVTGFSLYARHMVRSERENANTRLVITRKADMDEHIIAVDEEAYSLGAGGGYEYNTDTIRYAYTSPTTPAQTFDYNMETREKVLRKVQVIPSGHNPADYVARRLYATAPDGAEVPVTVLLKKDTPLDGSAPLLLYGYGSYGMPMDPGFSIRSLSLVNRGWVYAIAHIRGGSEKGYGWFLDGRKFKKENTFKDFIACAEALCQAGYSTKGRLVAYGGSAGGMLMGAVANMRPDLWAGVIGAVPFVDVLNTMSDTSLPLTPPEWPEWGNPLEDEAAYDYIASYSPYDNIADKPYPPVLATGGLSDTRVTYWEPMKWIARLREKSTSGAPMLLKINMEAGHGGASGRFDFLKEIAFDYAFAIWAQDKSWVKDA, via the coding sequence ATGCCCCTGCCGAAACCACCCGTGCCCGCCCGCAAACCTTTCCGTATCGAACAACTGGGCCGCGTGCGCGAAGACGCCTATCACTGGATGAAGGACGAAAACTGGCAGGCGGTGCTGCGCGATCCGGCGCGCATCCGGCCCGATGTCAAGGCGGCGCTCGACGCTGAAAACACCTACAGCGCCGATATGCTTGCCGATACGAAAGCCCTGCAACAGCAGATTTTCGAGGAGATGAAGGGCCGTATCAAGGAGGACGATTCCTCGGTTCCCGGCAAGGATGGCGCGTGGGAATATTACAGCCGCTTCGAGCTGGGCGCCCAGCATCCGGTGATCGCGCGCCGCCCTCTGCTTAAGCGCGCCTTCGCCGATCCTATTCCGAGCTTCGAGGCCATGCGCGAACAGGAACAGGTTCTGCTCGACGAAGACGCCCGCGCCAAAGGCCATAATTTCTATGAAACCTCATCGAGCCAGCACAGCCCCGATCACCGCCTGTTCGCCTGGGGCGAGGATACGCAAGGCTCGGAATATTACACCGTCCATGTCCGCGATCTCGCAACTGGCGACATTCTGCCTGATCCGATAACGGCCTGCGACGGCGGCTTCTGCTTCTCACCCGACTCGCAATGGATTTTCTGGACGTGGCGCGATGAAAATTCCCGCCCCGCCAAAATCTATCGCCGCCCGGCGCGCGGCGGCGAGGATGTACTCGTCTATACCGAAGAAGATGAAGGCTTCTTTCTGCACATCGGCACGCTCAGTTCGGAAGCCTTCATCGCCATTGGCACCGGCAATCACGAAACCTCGGAAACCTGGCTGATTCCAGCGGCCCACCCGACCGCAAACCCCTCATGCGTGGCGCGGCGCGAAGCGGGCGTGCAATATGACATCGACCACTGGGGTGATCGTTTCGTCATCCGCACCAATGCCGAGGGTGCAATCGACTTCAAGCTGATGGTGTCAGAATCCGCCCATCCGGCCCGCCATAGCTGGCGCGATCTGGTGCCGCACCGTCCCGGCATCTATGTCACCGGTTTCAGCCTCTATGCCCGCCATATGGTGCGCTCGGAACGCGAAAACGCCAATACCCGCCTCGTCATCACGCGCAAGGCCGATATGGACGAGCACATCATCGCCGTCGATGAGGAGGCCTATAGCCTGGGTGCGGGCGGCGGTTACGAATACAACACCGACACGATCCGCTACGCCTATACCTCGCCGACCACGCCCGCCCAGACCTTTGATTACAATATGGAGACGCGCGAAAAGGTGCTGCGCAAGGTACAGGTCATTCCATCCGGCCATAACCCGGCGGACTATGTGGCGCGCCGCCTTTACGCCACAGCGCCCGATGGTGCCGAGGTGCCCGTGACGGTGCTGCTCAAAAAAGACACGCCGCTTGATGGTTCGGCGCCGCTGCTGCTCTATGGTTATGGCTCCTACGGTATGCCGATGGATCCGGGCTTTTCGATCCGTTCTTTAAGCCTTGTCAATCGCGGCTGGGTCTATGCCATCGCCCATATTCGCGGCGGCTCGGAAAAAGGCTATGGCTGGTTCCTCGATGGCCGAAAGTTCAAAAAGGAAAACACCTTCAAGGACTTCATCGCCTGTGCTGAAGCCCTGTGTCAGGCCGGTTATTCGACCAAAGGCAGGCTGGTGGCCTATGGCGGTTCGGCGGGCGGCATGTTGATGGGGGCCGTGGCCAATATGCGCCCCGATCTGTGGGCCGGTGTGATCGGCGCGGTGCCGTTCGTCGATGTCCTCAATACGATGAGCGACACCTCCCTGCCCCTCACCCCGCCCGAATGGCCGGAATGGGGCAATCCGCTGGAGGACGAAGCAGCCTATGACTATATTGCCAGCTACAGCCCTTATGACAATATCGCCGACAAGCCCTACCCGCCCGTCCTGGCCACCGGCGGCTTAAGCGATACGCGCGTCACCTATTGGGAGCCGATGAAATGGATCGCGCGCCTGCGCGAAAAATCGACATCCGGTGCGCCGATGCTGCTCAAGATCAATATGGAGGCCGGTCATGGCGGCGCGTCCGGGCGTTTTGATTTTCTTAAAGAAATCGCTTTTGATTATGCCTTTGCCATCTGGGCGCAAGACAAATCATGGGTGAAGGATGCTTGA